GCTGACCGCCGAGGACATGGGCGTGGGCAAACCGGCGGACTTCACCTGGAACAAGCTGCTGTCCTTCGACGCCTGCGTGCAGTGCGGCAAGTGCGAAGCGGCCTGCCCCGCGTTCGCCGCCGGCCAGCCCCTGAACCCCAAGAAGCTGATCCAGGACCTGGTGGTCGGCATGAGCGGCCGCACGGACGCCGCCTACGCCGGCAGCCCCTACCCCGGCCAGCCCGTGGGCCAGCACGGCGGCGCGCCCCATCTGCCCATCGTCAACGGCCTGATCAACGCCGACACGCTGTGGTCCTGCACCACCTGCCGGGCCTGTGTGCAGGAATGCCCGATGCTGATCGAGCACGTGGACGCCATCGTGGACATGCGCCGCCACATCACCCTGGTGCGGGGCGAGGTGCCGAACAAGGGCATGGAAGCGCTGGAGCAGCTGCGCGAGACCGACACCGTGGGCGGCTTCCCGCTCAGCGCGCGCCACCACTGGGCGGCCGACCTGAATGTGCCGGTGCTGAACCCCGGCGAACAGATCGACTGGCTGGTGCTGGTGGGCGAAGGCGGCTTCGACATGCGCTACCAGCGCACCTTGCGGGCCTTCATCAAGACACTGCAAAAGGCCGGCCTGAAGTTCGCGCTGCTCGGTGCGGTGGAGACCGACTGCGGCGACCTGGCACGCCGGCTGGGCGACGAAGCGGGCTTCCAGCGGCTCTCCCTGCAGCTGATCGACACCCTGAAGACGCGCAGCTTCCAGCACATCGTCACACCCGACCCGCACATCTTCCATTCGCTGAAGAACGAGTACCCCGCCATGGGGGGCCGCTACGACGTCTGGCACCACACCCAACTGCTGGCCGACCTGCTGGCCAAGGGCACCATCACGCCCACCAAGGTGGCCGGCCAGGACGTGGTGACCTACCACGACCCGTGTTACCTCGGCCGCTACGGCCGCGAAGTGGAAGCCCCGCGCCAGCTGCTCAAGGGCATCGGCATCCGGGTCGTCGAGATGGAGCGCCACGCCGAGCGCGGCCGCTGTTGCGGCGGCGGCGGTGGTGCGCCATTCACCGACATCCCCGGCGAGACGCGCATCCCCGACATCCGCATCGCCGACGCCCGGCGGACCGGCGCCGCCGTGGTGGCCGTCGCCTGCCCCAACTGCACCGCCATGCTCGAAGGCGTGGTCGGCCCGCGCCCCGAGGTGCTGGACATCGCCGAGCTGGTGGCTCGTGCACTGGAGGTGGCATGAGCGCAGCGCCGGGCCGTTCCCAAGCCAGCTCCCACCGCAGTGCGAAGCACGAAGGTTTCCAGTGAGCACAACCACATCCCCATTGCGCCGCGTCGATCCGCGCCGCCCCGCCATCATCACCCCGCAAGGCCTGCGCCGCATCGTCCTGGGCAGCAGCGAAGGCGAAGGCCTGGCCACGAGCGCCTCGCATGCGCCGCTGGCCAAGCCGGTTCGCAGCGCCGGCCCCTTCAGCGAGATCACCCTGGTGGTGACCCACCCGGACCGGGGTGCGCTGAGCGACCTGGCCCGTCAGGTGATCGCGGCGGCGGCCATCCTCGCGGCCCCCCACACCGAAGTGGTGCTGGCGGTGCTGGGCCCTTGCCACGACGACGTCGCGGCCCTGGGCGTGGACCGGGTCCTGGTGGCCGACGGTGCGGATGGCAACGCCTACCTGAGCGCAGCCAGCGTGCAATGGCTGCAAGACCTGCGGCGACAGCTCTCGCCCACGCGCTGGCTGATGGCCGACAACGGGGCCGATGGCCAGCTCGGTCGCCGTTTCGCCACCCGCGCCGGCCTGCCGCTGGCCGCTGGCGTGGCCGAGCTCACGGCCGACAACCTGCGCATTCCCGCCGGTGGGGGCCAGGACTGGCAACAGCCCCATGCACAGGTGATGCTGCTGGCCAAGGGCGTGGCCAGCCCCCAGCTGCCCTTCTTGGGGCTGGGCGTGCATGGCGAGTCCCCGCGCTGGCCGGCGGTGGTCGAAGCGGGCGTGGAAGACCTGGGTGTGCAGACCGGCGACCCGGCCACGATGGCGCTGGAAGAAGCGGACTTCATCCTGGCCGCGGGCAACGGGGTCACCGACCTGCCGCTGTTCCACGCGCTGGCCCAGGCGCTGGGTGCGGCCGTGGGCGCGTCCCGTGTCGCGGTGGACGACGGGCGCTTTGCCCGGGCGCAGCAAGTCGGTGCCACGGGCAAGACGGTGACCGCTTCCGGCTACCTGGCCGTGGGCATCTCGGGTGCCGTGCAGCACCTGCAGGGCATCAAGGACTGCCGCCATGTGATCGCGGTCAACCTGGACACATCCGCCCCCATCACGCGGCGCGCGGACCTGACCGTGGTCGAGGACAGCCGCGCCCTGATGCAGGCCCTGCTCGATCTGGTGCGGCAACACAAGGAGGCCCCATGAACGACATCACGGTCCTGGTCGCAGGCCGCCAACACCCCGTCAGTGGCCGGCCGGTGCGCAGCCGCGCGGACGCCGTGGCGGCCGCACTGGCCCTGAGCGTTTCGGACCAGGTCCGCCTGCTCTCGGCCGGGAACATGTCCGATGCCGTGGCGCGCGACTACCTCGCCCTCGGGGCATCGCACATCGAACTGCTGGAATGCGCTGCCGGCACCGACCTCACCGCCACCCTGGCCGCACAGCTGCAGGACGTGGCCTGGGTGCTCACCGGCACCCGGCAGGGCTCGGAACCCGGCGAAGACGTGTTGCCCTATGCGCTGGCCGCCGCACTGCGCCGCCCCGTGATCAGCGACGTGCTGTCCATCCGGCCCGAAGGCAAGGCCTGGATCGTGACCCAGGCCTTGCCCAAAGGCGCGCGACGCCAACTGCGCGTGCACCCGCCGGCGGTGCTGGCCGTGAGCGCGGCGGCCCAGCTGACGCTGCGCCATTCGATGGCCTGTGCGGTCGCCGGTCAGGTGCTGCGCAAGCCCGTCACCACCGCCAACGGCCCGGACGGTGCACCCGCACCGCGCCAGCTCGTTCAGACCCACAAACGCCGCCAGCCGCTGGAAGCCCGCCGCCAGCAAAGTGGCCACGCCCGCATGCTGGGTGCCATCGAGTCGCCATCGACCAGCGGCACGGTGCTGAAAACCGGCGATGCCCGAAACAAGGCGCAGGCGGTGCTCGACTACCTGCGTGCCCATTCTCTCGTTCACTTCTGAAGGGATCTCTCCATGACCAAAACCATCTCTGCTCAGACGCTGCTCACCCGCGAGTTGCTGGAGCGCCGCCGCCCCGGCCACAGCCTGGAAGCGCCTTTCTACCTGAGCGAAACGGTCCTGCAGGCCGACATGGAACACATCTTCGGCAAGCACTGGATTTTTGTGGCCGTCGAGCCGCAGATCCCGGAGCCGGGCGACTACATCGCCGTGGAGTTCAGCAACAAGTCCATCCTGATCGTGCGCGACGACGACATGGGTGTGCGCGCCTTCCACAACGTCTGCCGTCACCGTGGTTCCCGGCTGTGCGAAAGCCACCAGGGCCAGCTGGGCAACATCGTCTGCCCCTACCACCAGTGGACCTACGACCTGAGCGGCAAGCTGATCCACGCCAAGCACATGGGCGCAGACTTCGACCCGTCGGAGATGAGCCTCAAGACGGTGCACGTGCGCACGCTGTGCGGCCTGATCTTCATCTGCCTGGCCGACGAGCCGCCGACGGACTTCGATCAGATGGCCGCCGAGATGACGCCCTACCTGGCACCCCACCGCCTGGACCAGTGCAAGGTGGCCGCGCAGGTGGACATCATCGAAAGCTGCAACTGGAAGCTCACCATGGAGAACAACCGGGAGTGCTACCACTGCGTGGCCAACCACCCCGAACTGACCATCTCCCTCTACGAGTTCGGCTTCGGCTACAAGCCGGACGAACAGAATGCCGCCGAGCAGCAGCGTTTCATCGACATCACCAACGCCGCCCGCGAACGCTGGGAAGGCATGGGCCTGCCGTCCGCCGAGATCGAACGGCTGGACGACCGGATCACCGGTTACCGCACACAGCGCTTGCCGCTGGACCGCACGGGCCACTCCCAGACCCTGAACACCGAGGTGGCGTCCAGGAAGCTGCTCGCCGACTTCACCGACCCGGCCTTGGGCGGTCTGTCCTTCTGGACCCAGCCCAACTCCTGGCACCACTTCATGAGCGACCACATCGTCAGTTTCACCGTGCTGCCCATCTCGGCCGGCAAGACCCTGGTGCGCACCACCTGGTGCGTGCACAAGGACGCGGTGGAGGGCGTGGACTACACGGTCGAGAACCTCACCGCGGTCTGGAACGCCACCAACGCCCAGGACCGCCGCCTGGTCGAGGAGTCACAGATCGGCATCGCCACCGGCGCCTACGAACCCGGCCCCTACTCGCCCTACACCGAAGGCCTGGTCGAGAAGTTCTGCAACTGGTACGTCAACCGCCTGAACGCACACACCCGGTAACGCCCCCACGACACATCCAGCGCCGGACACACGACCATGGCCACCTCTTTGCACACACCCGACCTCGCCGCGCCGCCCTCGGCGGTGTGGAACGCCGACCGGGATGAGTTCCTGCAATGCGTACAGGTTCGCCAGGAAACCCACGACGTCAGGACCTTCGTCCTCGCAGCGGAAGGGCCCCGGAGCTTTCGCTACCTGCCTGGGCAGTTCATCACGCTGGAACTGGACATCGACGGACACAAGATCAACCGCTGCTACACGCTGTCGAGCACACCCACCCGCCCCGACCTGGTGAGCATCACCGTCAAGCGCGTGCCCGGTGGCCCGGTGTCCAACTGGCTGCACGACCACCTGCGCGCCGGCATGCGCCTGAGCGCCATCGGACCGGCGGGCGATTTCAGCTGTTTCCACCACGCGCCAACGCAACGCTACCTGTTCCTCTCAGGGGGCAGCGGCATCACACCGCTGATGTCGATGACACGTGCGCTGCACGACCTGGGCAGCAGCGCCGACATCGTGTTCACCCATTGCGCCCGCTCGCCGGCCGACCTGCTCTTTCCCGAAGAGCTCACGCTGATGGCGCGCAACATGCCGCAGCTGCGGCTGGCCATGGTGTGCGAGCAGCACACACCGGGCAGCGCGTACGCCGGGCACCTGGGGCGCCTGGACGCGGCACGCCTGGCGCACATCGCGCCCGACTTCCTGCAGCGCGACATCTACACCTGCGGACCGGCGCCTTTCATGGCCGCCATCCGACAGTTGCTGTCGAACGCCGGGTACGACATGGCGCGCTACCGGGAAGAGAGCTTCTCGTTTGCTGCGCCAGCGTTGCCCGAACCGGCGGCGCCAGCCGATGGCGCTTCGGCCGGGCACAGCATCGTGCTGCAGACCAGTGGCCAGACCTTCTCGTGCCGCAGCGACCAGACGATTCTGCAGGCGGCGCAGGCGGCCGGCCTGCGCCTGCCCTCCTCCTGCAGCAACGGTGTGTGCGGCACCTGCAAGACGCGCAAGAAGTCCGGCGAGGTCGACATGAAACACAACGGCGGCATCCGACCGAGGGAGGTCGATCAAGGCTGGATCCTGCCCTGCTGCAGCAAGCCGCTCAGCGATGTCGCACTGGAACGGTGAGTGCGGAACAGGCGCGCACCGCTTCAGCCACCTCGAACCGCCATGAAACCGCCAAGTCCGTGCATCGATGCATCACTGGGGCTTGCCCCATGGCAAAAACCGCCGTCTTGACAGACGATCAGTGGTGATGTCGATGGCATGCAGCTTGCTCATAAAAACAGTTACGACGGAAGACCACCAGAGGCCCACGATGCAGAAACCCAAAGTCAGTGTTCGAAGTCTGTACAAGATATTCGGCAACAACATTTCAGAAGCGCAGAAGCTGTTGGCCCAGGGGCTCAGCAAAGACGAGGTTTTTTCCCGAACCGGCCATGTGGTCGGGGTGAACAACGTCAGCTTTGATGTGGCGCCTGGCGACATCTATGTGCTGATGGGACTGTCGGGCTCTGGCAAGTCCACCCTGATCCGGCTGATCAACCGCCTGGTTGAACCCTCGTCCGGTTCGATCAACATCGACGGCGAAGACATCGCCGCCTTGCCGCAACACGAACTGGTCAAATGGCGGCGCCGGCGCGTTGCCATGGTCTTTCAATCCTTCGCCCTCATGCCGCACCGCAGCGTGCTGGACAACGCGGCCTTCGGTCTTGAAATGGCGGGGGTGGACCGCAAGACGCGCGAATCGCGGGCCATGGAGGTGCTGGAACAGGTGGGCCTGAAAACCTACGCCGCCAAGTACCCGGCGCAACTCTCCGGTGGCATGCAGCAGCGCGTGGGGCTGGCCCGGGCGCTGGCCGTCGATCCGCAGATCCTGCTGATGGACGAGGCCTTCTCCGCGCTCGATCCGCTCAAGCGTGTGGAAATGCAGTCGCTCATGCTGGACCTGCAACTCGAGCACCGGCGCACCGTCATCTTCGTCTCGCACGACCTCGAAGAGGCGCTGCGCATCGGCAGCCGCATCGGCATCATGGAAGGCGGCAACCTGGTGCAGGAGGGCACGGCCCACGAAATCATCACCCGGCCGGCCAACGACTACGTGCGCCGGTTCTTCAAGGGCGTGGACACCTCGCGCTACCTGACGGCCGGGGACCTGCTGGACGCCTCGTTGCAGGGCCAGATATTCAACGGCGGCCACCGCATCTCCGCCCAGACCCCCCTGCCGGAAGCCATGAAGATCGTGCTGGGCATCGAGCAACCGGTGGGCGTCTTCGACGGGGCCAATCGCTTGCTGGGGTCCATCTCCGCCCGCAGTCTGCTGCAGAAAATCGAACAAGAGGCCCGCCATGTCTGATCTGCTTTCACAGGTAACCCAGGCCTCCGAAAACATGTTGCCCCTCGGGCGCTGGGTCAACGCCGGGGTGCAGCTGTTGCTGGAACATGGCGCCGCCGTGTTCAACGGCATCGGCCTGGTGGTCGAACAGTTCGCCCAGTGGGTCGAAACCGCGATGCTGTCCATCCCGTTCTGGCTGGTGATTCTGGTGGCGGTGGGGGTGAGCGTTCGCAGGGTGAGCTGGCGGTTCGGCACGTTCGTGGCGCTGGCGCTGGCGCTGATCGTCGTGACCGGGTTCTGGCTGCAGACCATGGTCACCCTGGCGCTGACGCTCTCGGCGACGTTCATCAGCCTGTTCTACGGCATCCCGCTGGGCATCTGGTGTTCGCGCGCGCGCCGCGTGAATGCGGTCATCCGGCCGATGCTCGACTTCATGCAGACCATGCCGGCCTTCGTCTACCTGATCCCGGCGGCGATGCTGTTCGGTCTCGGTCGTGTGCCAGGCATCCTGGCCACGGTGATCTTCGCCATGCCGCCGGTGGTGCGCCTGACCAGCCTGGGCATCCGGCAGGTGAGTGCCGAGCAGGTGGAGGCCGGCAATGCCTTTGGATGCACGTCGACCCAGTTGCTGTTCAAGGTGCAGTTGCCCATCGCCCTGCCCACCATCATGGCCGGCGTCAACCAGACCATCATGATGGCGCTCTCGATGGTGATCATTGCGTCGATGGTCGGCGCCGGCGGACTGGGCAACGACGTGCTCGCCAGCATCCAGCGGCTGGACATCGGCCTGGGATTCGAGAGTGGGCTGGCCGTGGTGCTGCTCGCCATCATCCTGGACCGCATCACCGAGAGCTTCGGCGCGGCCCGAGAGAACAAGCAGAGCTGAGCAGCCAAGCGAGCGAACGATGACACACCTCCCTGTCGACTCCTCCCTCCCCCGCGAGACGCCTGTCCAGGAAGGCTTCCATGTGGGCTTCGTTCTGCTCCACGACTTCTCGATGATCGCCTTTGCCAACGCGGTCGAGACGCTTCGCATGGCGAACTACATCAGCCGCCGCACGCTGTACCGGTGGACGGTCGTCCAGGCCGAGCCGTCGCAACCGGTCGCCAGCAATGGCTTGACCGTCTCGTCGAACGGCAGCGCCGAGGACCTGGCGTCCTGCAACCTCGTGC
This Hydrogenophaga taeniospiralis DNA region includes the following protein-coding sequences:
- a CDS encoding (Fe-S)-binding protein, whose translation is MSLAHLVSAVFWLAVLGLLIGLARRTAIWRTGRSAAFDLGGLLQIPKRYFVDLHDVVAREPFVARAHVGVAGGTLLALFIVALNYGLGLYWRSLDVVLLIAGLLAIVGAGAMAWRRRAAPPRLSQGAWKRLPYSLLAFAAAATLVGVVALTGTALAPWLAGLISLAFAAGVAELALGIGLGGPMKHAVAGLLHLGLHPRPERFGDKRFATALKPLKLTAEDMGVGKPADFTWNKLLSFDACVQCGKCEAACPAFAAGQPLNPKKLIQDLVVGMSGRTDAAYAGSPYPGQPVGQHGGAPHLPIVNGLINADTLWSCTTCRACVQECPMLIEHVDAIVDMRRHITLVRGEVPNKGMEALEQLRETDTVGGFPLSARHHWAADLNVPVLNPGEQIDWLVLVGEGGFDMRYQRTLRAFIKTLQKAGLKFALLGAVETDCGDLARRLGDEAGFQRLSLQLIDTLKTRSFQHIVTPDPHIFHSLKNEYPAMGGRYDVWHHTQLLADLLAKGTITPTKVAGQDVVTYHDPCYLGRYGREVEAPRQLLKGIGIRVVEMERHAERGRCCGGGGGAPFTDIPGETRIPDIRIADARRTGAAVVAVACPNCTAMLEGVVGPRPEVLDIAELVARALEVA
- a CDS encoding electron transfer flavoprotein subunit alpha/FixB family protein — its product is MSTTTSPLRRVDPRRPAIITPQGLRRIVLGSSEGEGLATSASHAPLAKPVRSAGPFSEITLVVTHPDRGALSDLARQVIAAAAILAAPHTEVVLAVLGPCHDDVAALGVDRVLVADGADGNAYLSAASVQWLQDLRRQLSPTRWLMADNGADGQLGRRFATRAGLPLAAGVAELTADNLRIPAGGGQDWQQPHAQVMLLAKGVASPQLPFLGLGVHGESPRWPAVVEAGVEDLGVQTGDPATMALEEADFILAAGNGVTDLPLFHALAQALGAAVGASRVAVDDGRFARAQQVGATGKTVTASGYLAVGISGAVQHLQGIKDCRHVIAVNLDTSAPITRRADLTVVEDSRALMQALLDLVRQHKEAP
- a CDS encoding aromatic ring-hydroxylating oxygenase subunit alpha → MTKTISAQTLLTRELLERRRPGHSLEAPFYLSETVLQADMEHIFGKHWIFVAVEPQIPEPGDYIAVEFSNKSILIVRDDDMGVRAFHNVCRHRGSRLCESHQGQLGNIVCPYHQWTYDLSGKLIHAKHMGADFDPSEMSLKTVHVRTLCGLIFICLADEPPTDFDQMAAEMTPYLAPHRLDQCKVAAQVDIIESCNWKLTMENNRECYHCVANHPELTISLYEFGFGYKPDEQNAAEQQRFIDITNAARERWEGMGLPSAEIERLDDRITGYRTQRLPLDRTGHSQTLNTEVASRKLLADFTDPALGGLSFWTQPNSWHHFMSDHIVSFTVLPISAGKTLVRTTWCVHKDAVEGVDYTVENLTAVWNATNAQDRRLVEESQIGIATGAYEPGPYSPYTEGLVEKFCNWYVNRLNAHTR
- a CDS encoding 2Fe-2S iron-sulfur cluster-binding protein; amino-acid sequence: MATSLHTPDLAAPPSAVWNADRDEFLQCVQVRQETHDVRTFVLAAEGPRSFRYLPGQFITLELDIDGHKINRCYTLSSTPTRPDLVSITVKRVPGGPVSNWLHDHLRAGMRLSAIGPAGDFSCFHHAPTQRYLFLSGGSGITPLMSMTRALHDLGSSADIVFTHCARSPADLLFPEELTLMARNMPQLRLAMVCEQHTPGSAYAGHLGRLDAARLAHIAPDFLQRDIYTCGPAPFMAAIRQLLSNAGYDMARYREESFSFAAPALPEPAAPADGASAGHSIVLQTSGQTFSCRSDQTILQAAQAAGLRLPSSCSNGVCGTCKTRKKSGEVDMKHNGGIRPREVDQGWILPCCSKPLSDVALER
- a CDS encoding quaternary amine ABC transporter ATP-binding protein → MQKPKVSVRSLYKIFGNNISEAQKLLAQGLSKDEVFSRTGHVVGVNNVSFDVAPGDIYVLMGLSGSGKSTLIRLINRLVEPSSGSINIDGEDIAALPQHELVKWRRRRVAMVFQSFALMPHRSVLDNAAFGLEMAGVDRKTRESRAMEVLEQVGLKTYAAKYPAQLSGGMQQRVGLARALAVDPQILLMDEAFSALDPLKRVEMQSLMLDLQLEHRRTVIFVSHDLEEALRIGSRIGIMEGGNLVQEGTAHEIITRPANDYVRRFFKGVDTSRYLTAGDLLDASLQGQIFNGGHRISAQTPLPEAMKIVLGIEQPVGVFDGANRLLGSISARSLLQKIEQEARHV
- a CDS encoding ABC transporter permease, whose protein sequence is MSDLLSQVTQASENMLPLGRWVNAGVQLLLEHGAAVFNGIGLVVEQFAQWVETAMLSIPFWLVILVAVGVSVRRVSWRFGTFVALALALIVVTGFWLQTMVTLALTLSATFISLFYGIPLGIWCSRARRVNAVIRPMLDFMQTMPAFVYLIPAAMLFGLGRVPGILATVIFAMPPVVRLTSLGIRQVSAEQVEAGNAFGCTSTQLLFKVQLPIALPTIMAGVNQTIMMALSMVIIASMVGAGGLGNDVLASIQRLDIGLGFESGLAVVLLAIILDRITESFGAARENKQS